One genomic window of Mercenaria mercenaria strain notata chromosome 2, MADL_Memer_1, whole genome shotgun sequence includes the following:
- the LOC123564828 gene encoding uncharacterized protein LOC123564828 isoform X4, with translation MSHRKISYKAVLTSLSGTFALPSSEMLLLNESVTSQFIDINAIIPDSEDLQHHKVKTHVGGSEAPVQLQVCQTLEQ, from the exons ATGTCACACAGGAAAATCAGTT ataaagCTGTGTTGACCTCACTGTCAGGAACATTTGCTCTTCCATCATCAGAAATGCTGCTCCTAAATGAGAGTGTAACAAGTCAGTTTATAGACATCAAT GCAATAATTCCAGATTCTGAAGACCTGCAACATCATAAAGTGAAG ACACATGTTGGAGGATCTGAGGCACCGGTACAGCTTCAAGTTTGCCAGACTTTGGAACAATGA
- the LOC123564828 gene encoding uncharacterized protein LOC123564828 isoform X3, translating to MSHRKISYKAVLTSLSGTFALPSSEMLLLNESVTSQFIDINAIIPDSEDLQHHKVKVRSNQSDMHIVIHPENITVHLEIYIKHETPPTLLDYAILDTCWRI from the exons ATGTCACACAGGAAAATCAGTT ataaagCTGTGTTGACCTCACTGTCAGGAACATTTGCTCTTCCATCATCAGAAATGCTGCTCCTAAATGAGAGTGTAACAAGTCAGTTTATAGACATCAAT GCAATAATTCCAGATTCTGAAGACCTGCAACATCATAAAGTGAAGGTAAGGTCAAACCAGAGTGACATGCACATTGTTATACAtccagaaaatataactgttCACCTAGAAATCTACATTAAACATGAAACACCTCCTACTCTCTTGGATTATGCTATCTTAG ACACATGTTGGAGGATCTGA